A genome region from Jeotgalibacillus aurantiacus includes the following:
- a CDS encoding YueH family protein: MKIRKSYGSNGQRSVFIHENRKEETILIAIPSVHWSYLYKYEESGEETSRNIRESLEKVMTQEEASELSQRIKQWTSEM; the protein is encoded by the coding sequence TTGAAAATTAGAAAAAGCTATGGTTCAAACGGACAAAGGTCCGTATTTATTCATGAAAACAGAAAAGAGGAAACGATCCTGATCGCGATACCATCTGTCCATTGGTCCTACTTGTACAAATACGAGGAATCTGGTGAAGAAACCAGCCGGAACATTAGAGAATCATTAGAAAAGGTCATGACACAGGAAGAAGCAAGTGAACTGAGCCAGAGAATTAAGCAGTGGACGTCTGAAATGTAA
- a CDS encoding UDP-N-acetylmuramoyl-L-alanyl-D-glutamate--2,6-diaminopimelate ligase — translation MKTTTLFHSLKIIKQIGELPERITSLETDSRKVLAGSVFICIKGYTVDGHDYARQAAENGAAVIVSEKELDLEGAATQIVVKSTERTLAILADRFFQSPSEKMTVFGVTGTNGKTSVTNLIHALLKASGQKAALSGTIGFNLDGELHQSANTTSDLLTTQRMMQTAIDHRIPNMIFEVSSHGLVEGRLWGVDFDVAVFTNLSHDHLDYHGTMDHYGYAKGLLFSQMGQDLSKDKAVVLNLDDEWFERYAQMTPFDVISYSMERPADFYAENIEYLSDRTLYTLHSPDGVYQLETQLLGTFNVSNTLAAIAALYAKGYKVSELVEHLRTIAPVSGRMERVPTDAPLSIYIDYAHTPDAIEKAIKSVMPFKKNRILFLIGTGGNRDKSKRPAMAEMASLADYVVLTTDDPRYEDYDSITGDLEKGMTHNQYACIGDRGEAVRHLMQQAEPDDIIIFAGKGHEDYQIIENTKYPHSDSGIALEVIKERF, via the coding sequence ATGAAAACGACAACACTTTTTCATTCATTAAAGATAATTAAACAAATTGGAGAGCTGCCTGAAAGAATTACGTCTCTTGAAACTGACTCAAGGAAGGTGCTTGCAGGTTCAGTCTTTATCTGTATTAAAGGATATACAGTGGATGGACATGACTATGCACGCCAGGCTGCAGAAAATGGAGCAGCAGTTATCGTTTCTGAAAAGGAGCTGGATCTTGAAGGAGCTGCCACTCAAATCGTTGTAAAAAGCACTGAGCGGACGCTAGCTATTTTGGCTGACCGGTTCTTTCAGTCACCTTCAGAAAAAATGACCGTCTTTGGTGTCACAGGCACAAACGGGAAAACATCCGTAACGAATCTGATCCATGCATTGCTGAAAGCTTCCGGGCAAAAAGCTGCACTATCTGGGACAATCGGCTTCAACCTTGACGGTGAGCTGCACCAGAGTGCAAATACAACGAGCGATCTTCTCACGACTCAGAGAATGATGCAAACAGCCATTGACCACCGGATTCCAAATATGATTTTTGAAGTGTCTTCACACGGTCTGGTGGAAGGCCGGCTCTGGGGTGTTGACTTTGATGTAGCGGTCTTCACAAATCTAAGTCATGATCATCTCGATTACCACGGGACGATGGATCATTACGGCTATGCCAAGGGACTCCTGTTTTCACAGATGGGGCAGGATTTATCCAAAGATAAAGCAGTTGTCCTTAATCTTGATGATGAGTGGTTTGAACGTTATGCCCAAATGACACCATTTGATGTGATCAGCTACAGCATGGAGAGACCTGCTGACTTTTATGCTGAAAATATAGAGTACTTATCAGACCGTACGCTATATACACTTCATTCTCCAGACGGCGTGTATCAGCTTGAAACACAGCTTCTTGGAACCTTTAACGTTTCAAACACACTGGCAGCAATTGCAGCACTCTATGCAAAAGGCTATAAGGTCAGTGAGCTGGTTGAACACCTTCGTACCATTGCCCCGGTTTCAGGTAGAATGGAGAGGGTACCAACGGATGCGCCTTTATCAATTTATATTGACTATGCCCATACACCTGATGCCATTGAAAAAGCCATTAAATCGGTTATGCCGTTTAAGAAAAACCGGATCCTGTTTTTAATTGGTACCGGAGGCAACCGCGATAAATCCAAGCGGCCGGCTATGGCAGAAATGGCCTCACTCGCAGATTACGTTGTTCTGACAACAGATGACCCGCGCTATGAGGACTATGACAGCATCACAGGCGATCTTGAAAAAGGAATGACTCACAATCAATACGCATGCATCGGTGATAGAGGAGAGGCTGTCCGTCACCTCATGCAACAGGCAGAACCGGACGATATCATTATCTTCGCAGGAAAGGGTCACGAAGACTATCAGATTATCGAAAACACCAAATACCCACACAGTGACAGTGGCATCGCACTTGAAGTCATAAAAGAACGCTTCTGA
- a CDS encoding NupC/NupG family nucleoside CNT transporter — MNILWGLAGIVTILGIAFLFSNNRKSIKWRPVLVGLAIQLTFAFLVLQTSIGASFLEALTFGVNNIIGYANAGIDFVLGGFAYQQQEGGFVFAINVLTIIIFFSSLISVLYYLKIMQFVIKILGGGLSWLLGTRKAESMSAAANIFVGQTEAPLVVKPYIAKMTDSELFAVMTGGLASVAGSVLIGYSLLGVPLEYLLAASFMAAPAGLVMAKMFVPETDNRPDPEDFNMEADEEASNVVDAAARGAATGLQLVLNVGAMLIAFIALIALLNGILGGIGGLVGFDQLSIELILGYVFAPLAFAIGIPWDEAIRAGNFIGQKLVLNEFVAYASFAPEIDQFSEKSVAIITFALCGFANISSLAILLGGLGNLAPNRRPDIARMGIRAVAAGALASMLSAAIAGMFF, encoded by the coding sequence ATGAATATTCTCTGGGGATTAGCTGGTATTGTGACCATTCTTGGAATCGCTTTCCTCTTTTCTAATAACCGTAAGAGCATCAAGTGGCGTCCGGTATTAGTCGGGCTTGCAATTCAGCTGACATTTGCCTTTCTCGTTCTCCAAACGAGTATTGGAGCGAGCTTCCTTGAAGCATTAACTTTTGGTGTCAATAACATCATTGGTTATGCGAATGCCGGTATTGACTTCGTATTAGGCGGATTTGCTTATCAGCAGCAGGAAGGCGGATTTGTATTTGCGATTAACGTGTTGACGATTATTATTTTCTTCTCGTCTTTAATCTCGGTTCTTTACTACTTAAAGATCATGCAGTTTGTCATTAAAATTCTTGGTGGCGGACTATCATGGTTACTTGGCACAAGAAAAGCTGAGTCCATGTCTGCTGCTGCAAATATCTTCGTAGGACAAACTGAAGCACCTCTTGTTGTTAAACCTTACATTGCTAAAATGACTGATTCTGAACTGTTTGCCGTTATGACAGGTGGACTTGCTTCGGTAGCAGGTTCTGTTCTGATTGGATATTCATTGCTTGGTGTACCACTTGAATATTTATTAGCTGCGAGCTTCATGGCCGCTCCGGCTGGTCTTGTGATGGCAAAAATGTTTGTACCTGAAACAGATAATCGTCCTGACCCTGAAGATTTTAATATGGAAGCCGATGAAGAAGCTTCGAACGTGGTTGACGCGGCTGCACGCGGTGCTGCAACTGGGCTGCAGCTTGTATTAAATGTTGGTGCGATGCTTATTGCCTTTATCGCTCTCATTGCTTTGCTGAACGGTATTTTAGGTGGAATTGGTGGTCTTGTTGGATTTGACCAGCTTTCTATTGAGCTGATCCTTGGTTATGTCTTTGCACCACTTGCGTTTGCGATTGGTATTCCTTGGGATGAAGCGATCCGTGCGGGTAACTTCATTGGACAGAAGCTTGTTCTGAATGAGTTTGTAGCTTATGCGAGCTTTGCACCTGAGATTGATCAGTTCTCTGAAAAGTCAGTTGCAATCATTACGTTTGCTCTTTGTGGATTCGCAAACATTTCTTCACTTGCGATTCTATTGGGTGGTCTTGGTAACCTTGCACCTAACAGACGTCCTGATATTGCGCGTATGGGTATTCGTGCTGTTGCAGCCGGAGCGCTTGCTTCAATGCTATCCGCTGCGATTGCAGGTATGTTCTTCTAA